Proteins encoded in a region of the Mycobacterium branderi genome:
- a CDS encoding alpha/beta fold hydrolase has protein sequence MNASIEVNGGNVVYEILGSSGDLIVLTPGGRFSKEIPGLRPLAEALVDGGYRVLLWDRPNCGASDVQFYGQSESHMRAETLHGLLTRLNLGPCIIAGGSGGARDSMLTTMLYPELVRKLVVWNIVGGIYGTFVLGSYYVIPSILAARGTGMEGVVKVPEWRERIEENPNNKQRFLDFDRDEFLKVMLRWLNAFVSKPGQTIPGVDDEMFDRITVPTLIIRGGENDWDHPKRTSLEVSCLIKGSKLIDPPWPEDAWERAAEERAAGKVDRFNMFDTWVLAAPAILEFLDG, from the coding sequence ATGAACGCGTCCATTGAAGTGAACGGCGGCAACGTCGTCTACGAAATCCTCGGCAGCTCAGGCGATCTCATCGTGCTGACGCCCGGTGGCCGGTTCAGCAAGGAGATCCCCGGCCTTCGTCCGCTGGCCGAGGCGCTGGTCGACGGCGGGTATCGGGTGCTGCTGTGGGACCGGCCTAACTGCGGGGCGTCCGACGTGCAGTTCTACGGGCAAAGCGAGTCGCACATGCGCGCCGAGACGCTGCACGGCCTGCTGACTCGGCTCAACCTCGGGCCGTGCATCATCGCCGGCGGCTCCGGCGGCGCACGGGATTCGATGCTGACCACGATGCTCTACCCCGAGCTGGTGAGAAAGCTCGTGGTGTGGAACATCGTCGGCGGCATCTACGGAACCTTTGTCCTCGGTTCGTATTACGTGATCCCGAGCATTCTCGCGGCGCGCGGAACGGGCATGGAGGGGGTGGTGAAAGTCCCCGAATGGCGCGAGCGCATCGAGGAGAACCCGAACAACAAGCAGCGATTCCTCGACTTCGACCGCGACGAGTTCCTCAAGGTGATGTTGCGCTGGCTGAACGCGTTCGTGTCCAAGCCGGGCCAAACGATTCCCGGTGTCGACGACGAAATGTTCGACCGGATCACGGTTCCCACGCTGATCATCCGCGGCGGGGAGAACGACTGGGATCACCCCAAACGGACGTCGCTAGAGGTCAGCTGCCTGATCAAGGGATCCAAGCTGATCGATCCGCCGTGGCCGGAGGACGCCTGGGAGCGTGCGGCCGAAGAGCGCGCGGCAGGCAAGGTGGACCGCTTCAACATGTTCGACACCTGGGTGCTGGCTGCGCCCGCGATTCTGGAATTCCTGGACGGCTGA
- a CDS encoding Rieske (2Fe-2S) protein: MPEEVKRPRLAQGREHVVATVDEIPPGTHKLVPIGRHGVGVYNVNGTFYAIANYCPHQGGPLCSGRARGRTVVDESAPGDAVMVRDLEYIYCPWHQWGFELATGTTAVKPEWSIRTYPVRVVGNDVVVQA; the protein is encoded by the coding sequence ATGCCCGAAGAAGTCAAGCGGCCCCGGCTCGCCCAGGGTCGCGAGCACGTCGTCGCGACGGTGGACGAAATCCCGCCCGGCACACATAAACTGGTGCCGATCGGCCGGCACGGCGTCGGCGTCTACAACGTCAACGGCACGTTTTACGCGATCGCCAACTACTGCCCGCACCAAGGTGGGCCGTTGTGCTCGGGACGCGCCCGGGGCCGCACCGTCGTCGACGAGTCTGCGCCGGGGGATGCGGTGATGGTCCGCGACCTCGAGTACATCTACTGTCCCTGGCATCAATGGGGTTTCGAGCTCGCGACCGGGACGACGGCGGTCAAGCCGGAGTGGAGCATCCGCACCTACCCGGTGCGGGTCGTCGGCAACGACGTGGTGGTGCAGGCATGA
- a CDS encoding amidohydrolase family protein, giving the protein MTLTQTQERVPAAERIAVRCVDSDVHPVPKRGELTQYIPEPWRSKFFLDHKVGELIYYDAPDYAHSYAMRVDTFPPDGEFPGSDPDMAFRQLIMEAGSDIAILEPGGRTPRLPEAHQAMSSALNEWQANHWLDSHNNWHERWRGSICAAIEDPQGAAREIEKWAGHPYMAQILIKAEPRPSWGHPMYDPIWAAATKHDITVSCHLSRSNYEMLPMPPVGFPSYNHDFMVTYSLLAANQVMSLIFDGVFDRFPTLRIVFVEHAFTWVLPLMWRMDAIYEARKSRMEIKRKPSEILKEHIKFTTQPLDYPEDKTELTRALEWMECDKILLYSSDYPHWTFDDPRWLVKHLPKAAREAVMYKNGIATYHLPETVPVLEGQVRVL; this is encoded by the coding sequence ATGACGCTCACACAGACTCAAGAACGGGTTCCCGCCGCCGAGCGCATCGCCGTGCGGTGCGTGGACTCCGACGTCCACCCGGTGCCCAAGCGCGGCGAGCTGACTCAGTACATCCCGGAGCCGTGGCGCAGCAAGTTCTTCCTCGACCACAAGGTCGGCGAGCTCATCTACTACGACGCGCCCGACTACGCGCACTCCTACGCGATGCGCGTGGACACCTTCCCGCCGGACGGCGAATTCCCCGGCAGCGACCCCGATATGGCGTTCCGGCAGCTGATCATGGAGGCGGGCTCTGACATCGCGATCCTGGAGCCGGGTGGTCGGACGCCTCGGCTACCCGAAGCGCACCAGGCGATGTCGTCGGCCCTCAACGAGTGGCAGGCCAACCACTGGCTGGACAGCCATAACAACTGGCACGAGCGCTGGCGCGGCTCGATCTGCGCCGCGATCGAGGACCCGCAGGGCGCCGCGCGCGAGATCGAAAAGTGGGCCGGCCACCCGTACATGGCGCAGATCCTGATCAAGGCCGAGCCGCGGCCGTCGTGGGGGCACCCGATGTACGACCCGATCTGGGCGGCTGCCACCAAGCACGACATCACCGTGAGTTGTCACCTGTCGCGCAGCAACTACGAGATGCTGCCGATGCCGCCGGTCGGATTTCCCAGCTACAACCACGATTTCATGGTCACCTACTCGCTGCTGGCCGCCAACCAGGTGATGAGCCTGATCTTCGACGGAGTCTTCGACCGCTTCCCCACCCTGCGAATCGTGTTCGTCGAGCACGCTTTTACGTGGGTGCTGCCGCTGATGTGGCGGATGGACGCCATCTACGAGGCCCGCAAGTCGCGAATGGAGATCAAACGCAAGCCGTCGGAAATCCTCAAGGAGCACATCAAGTTCACCACTCAGCCGCTGGACTATCCGGAGGACAAGACCGAGCTGACCCGGGCGTTGGAGTGGATGGAGTGCGACAAGATCCTGCTGTACTCCTCGGATTACCCGCACTGGACCTTCGACGACCCGCGCTGGCTGGTCAAGCACCTGCCCAAAGCAGCCCGCGAGGCCGTCATGTACAAAAACGGCATCGCGACCTATCACCTGCCGGAGACGGTCCCGGTGCTCGAAGGCCAAGTCCGGGTGCTCTGA
- a CDS encoding amidohydrolase family protein — MIEHPDGARTPVIDASVHIFFASTPDLRGFLREPFKSRGFPDYEMDWYGAPGSEYAPDTQGPNRGYPGSDPEFVGHQLFDERGVDVAVLHPMGRGIMPDRHLGSALCAAHNEMLVSRWLGSGQYAEKFRGTIRVNPDDIAGALRELAKYKDHPQVVQIGIPLQSRELYGKPQFWPLWEAAAEANLPVAVHIETGEGIGFPPTPSGHTLTYEQYVSFMSLNYLYHLMNMIAEGVFERFGTLKFVWADGCADFVTPFIWRMDTFGRPHLEQTPWAPRIPSDYLPGHVHFVAGRFDGPGDVEFAGEWFGFTGKDDMVMFGSSYPHWHMSTLAVPSAYTAEQREKFCWRNAAELYGIDIPAPLAAQ, encoded by the coding sequence GTGATAGAACACCCGGACGGAGCCCGCACGCCGGTCATCGACGCCAGCGTGCACATCTTCTTCGCGTCCACCCCGGACCTGCGCGGATTTCTCCGCGAGCCGTTCAAGAGCCGCGGCTTTCCCGACTACGAAATGGACTGGTACGGAGCGCCGGGCAGCGAATACGCGCCCGACACCCAGGGGCCGAACCGCGGCTACCCGGGCTCGGATCCGGAGTTCGTCGGCCACCAGCTGTTCGACGAGCGCGGCGTCGACGTCGCGGTCCTGCACCCGATGGGCCGCGGCATCATGCCCGACCGGCACCTGGGCAGCGCGCTGTGCGCGGCGCACAACGAGATGCTGGTGTCGCGGTGGCTGGGGTCCGGCCAGTACGCCGAGAAGTTCCGCGGCACGATCCGGGTCAACCCCGACGACATCGCCGGAGCGCTGCGCGAGCTCGCGAAATACAAGGACCACCCGCAGGTGGTGCAGATCGGCATCCCGCTGCAGTCGCGCGAGCTCTACGGCAAGCCGCAGTTCTGGCCGCTGTGGGAAGCCGCCGCCGAGGCCAACCTTCCGGTGGCGGTGCACATCGAAACCGGTGAGGGCATTGGGTTTCCGCCGACGCCGTCGGGACACACCCTGACGTACGAGCAGTACGTCAGCTTCATGTCGCTGAACTACCTGTACCACTTGATGAACATGATCGCCGAGGGCGTGTTCGAGCGGTTCGGAACGCTGAAGTTCGTCTGGGCCGACGGCTGCGCGGACTTCGTGACGCCGTTCATCTGGCGGATGGACACCTTCGGACGTCCGCATCTGGAGCAGACGCCGTGGGCGCCACGCATACCGAGCGACTACCTGCCCGGCCACGTGCACTTCGTCGCGGGCCGCTTCGACGGGCCGGGCGACGTCGAGTTCGCCGGCGAGTGGTTCGGCTTCACCGGCAAGGACGACATGGTGATGTTCGGGTCCAGTTACCCGCACTGGCACATGAGCACGCTGGCGGTGCCGAGCGCCTATACCGCCGAGCAGCGGGAGAAGTTCTGCTGGCGCAACGCCGCCGAGCTCTACGGCATAGACATTCCGGCCCCGTTGGCCGCACAGTAG
- a CDS encoding acyl-CoA dehydrogenase family protein, which produces MLLEFDADQRLWQETVRDVVAKQCPPALVRSVAEDGADPAPVWKVYVDLGWTELNDPASAVELAIVTEELGRATDPTPYLATMTQFAPLVGDRFDPHGSGTAVYSGVSARRDGDGWVLDGTARHVLDGDRADRLAVVTEAAVFLVDAGDVSARRTSVFDPVLHVADVTFAGVRVPDTARLGADTERARHVALTGMAMTMVGACQRILDLVLEHVSSRQQFGVPIGSFQAVQHKAVDMYVAIQRARALAYFAALTIAEDDPRRRLAAAMAKAAAGECQSLVFRHGLQLHGAMGFTWENDLQFALKRAKAGELMLGGAAEHRAMIAEEYRATHL; this is translated from the coding sequence ATGCTTCTAGAGTTCGACGCCGATCAGCGGCTGTGGCAGGAAACCGTGCGCGATGTCGTCGCCAAGCAATGCCCGCCGGCGCTGGTGCGCAGTGTCGCCGAGGACGGCGCCGACCCCGCCCCGGTGTGGAAGGTGTACGTCGATCTCGGCTGGACCGAGCTGAACGATCCCGCCAGCGCGGTGGAGTTGGCCATCGTGACCGAGGAATTGGGCCGCGCCACGGACCCGACCCCCTACCTGGCGACGATGACCCAATTCGCACCGCTGGTCGGCGATCGGTTCGACCCGCACGGATCCGGGACCGCCGTCTACAGCGGCGTGTCGGCGCGCCGCGATGGCGACGGCTGGGTGCTCGACGGCACCGCGCGTCATGTCCTGGACGGGGACCGCGCCGATCGGCTGGCGGTGGTTACCGAAGCGGCGGTGTTCCTCGTCGACGCCGGCGACGTATCTGCCCGTCGCACTTCGGTATTCGATCCGGTGCTCCACGTCGCCGACGTGACCTTCGCCGGGGTTCGGGTGCCCGACACCGCCCGGCTCGGCGCCGACACCGAGCGCGCACGCCACGTCGCGCTGACCGGGATGGCGATGACGATGGTCGGCGCCTGCCAACGCATTCTCGACCTGGTTCTCGAACACGTAAGCAGCCGCCAGCAATTCGGCGTTCCGATCGGCTCGTTCCAGGCGGTCCAGCACAAGGCCGTCGATATGTACGTGGCGATCCAACGGGCCCGTGCGCTGGCGTATTTCGCCGCGCTGACGATCGCCGAAGACGACCCCCGCCGCCGCCTGGCGGCGGCGATGGCCAAGGCGGCGGCCGGCGAGTGCCAGTCGCTGGTGTTTCGCCACGGCCTGCAGCTGCACGGCGCGATGGGCTTCACGTGGGAGAACGATTTGCAATTCGCGCTCAAGCGGGCCAAGGCCGGCGAGCTGATGCTCGGCGGGGCCGCGGAGCACCGGGCCATGATCGCCGAGGAATACCGTGCAACTCACCTTTGA
- a CDS encoding acyl-CoA dehydrogenase family protein, with translation MQLTFDPDVEAFRAEFAAFLDEHLPAAAAEALERPRSVSHMPAWARRWQRLLFDNGWLLPGQPPEFGGRNATVLQQFVHLEELCRRRIYHSFNPQGVNIVAASLLSFGSDEQKQRWAVPILRAEITASLGMSEPSAGSDLASLRTRAVRDGDEFVVNGQKVWTSGAHDADVLSTFVRTDLDAPKHKGISALLIPTDTPGVVRRPFPSICSIDDLDFNEVFFTDVRVPAENLVGPLNQGWRVANGSLGHERTMMWLGFADRLDNLISDFHPQTELERDQYATLVMDHQALRLLGSAALARAARGEQDVSAVSVLKLLGSEAELKASEHALSAAGADGLVHPALTGPYAPMNLDHYFASWFERYARSFSGTIAGGTSEIQRNIIAQRVLGLPH, from the coding sequence GTGCAACTCACCTTTGATCCCGACGTCGAGGCGTTCCGCGCCGAGTTCGCCGCGTTCCTCGACGAGCACCTGCCCGCGGCAGCCGCTGAAGCATTGGAGCGGCCGCGGTCCGTGTCGCACATGCCGGCGTGGGCGCGACGCTGGCAGCGATTGCTGTTCGACAACGGTTGGTTGCTGCCGGGGCAGCCACCGGAGTTCGGCGGGCGCAACGCGACGGTGTTGCAGCAATTCGTTCACCTCGAGGAGCTGTGCCGGCGGCGGATCTACCACAGCTTCAACCCGCAGGGCGTGAATATCGTTGCGGCGTCGCTGCTCTCGTTCGGCAGCGACGAGCAGAAGCAGCGCTGGGCGGTGCCGATCCTGCGGGCCGAGATCACAGCGTCGCTGGGCATGAGCGAGCCCAGCGCCGGCTCGGACCTGGCGTCGCTGCGCACGAGGGCGGTGCGTGACGGCGACGAGTTCGTCGTCAACGGGCAGAAAGTGTGGACATCGGGCGCGCATGACGCCGACGTGCTGTCGACCTTTGTGCGCACCGATCTCGACGCGCCAAAACACAAGGGCATCAGCGCATTACTGATTCCCACCGATACGCCCGGGGTGGTGCGCCGGCCCTTCCCGTCGATCTGCTCGATCGACGACCTGGATTTCAACGAGGTGTTCTTCACCGATGTCCGGGTGCCCGCCGAGAACCTGGTCGGCCCGCTCAACCAGGGCTGGCGGGTGGCCAACGGGTCGCTCGGGCACGAACGCACGATGATGTGGCTGGGTTTCGCCGACCGGCTGGACAACCTGATCAGCGACTTTCATCCGCAAACCGAGCTGGAGCGCGACCAGTACGCCACCTTGGTGATGGACCACCAGGCGCTGCGGCTACTCGGTTCGGCGGCGCTGGCGCGCGCCGCCCGCGGTGAACAAGACGTGTCGGCGGTGTCCGTGCTCAAGCTGCTCGGCTCGGAGGCGGAGCTCAAGGCATCCGAGCATGCGCTGTCGGCCGCCGGCGCCGACGGTCTTGTCCACCCGGCACTCACGGGACCGTATGCGCCAATGAATCTCGACCACTACTTCGCCAGCTGGTTCGAGCGCTATGCCCGCAGCTTTTCCGGGACCATCGCCGGCGGCACGTCGGAGATCCAGCGCAACATCATCGCCCAACGAGTCCTCGGCCTGCCGCATTAA
- a CDS encoding MlaE family ABC transporter permease, with protein MDRWSPGISVPRNFSGPMQAVGGLFAMSADAVKFAFRRPFFWREFLEQSWFIARVSLAPTLLVAIPFTVLVSFTLNILLRELGAADLSGAGAAFGAVTQVGPIVTVLIVAGAGATAICADLGSRTIREEIDAMEVLGINPVQRLVTPRMLASGLVALLLNSLVVIVGILGGYTFSVFVQDVNPGAFAAGITLLTGVPEVIISCVKAMLFGLIAGLVACYRGLIISGGGAKAVGNAVNETVVYAFMSLFVVNVVVTAIGIKMTAK; from the coding sequence ATGGATCGCTGGTCGCCGGGTATCTCGGTGCCACGGAACTTCTCAGGGCCCATGCAGGCCGTCGGCGGCTTGTTCGCGATGTCGGCGGACGCGGTGAAGTTCGCGTTCCGCCGGCCGTTTTTCTGGCGGGAGTTCCTGGAGCAGTCCTGGTTTATCGCCCGGGTCTCATTGGCGCCAACGCTGTTGGTGGCAATTCCGTTCACCGTGCTGGTCAGCTTCACCCTCAACATCTTGTTGCGTGAGCTCGGCGCCGCTGACTTGTCCGGTGCCGGTGCCGCATTCGGTGCCGTCACCCAGGTCGGTCCGATCGTGACGGTGCTGATCGTGGCCGGCGCGGGCGCCACCGCCATATGTGCGGATTTGGGTTCGCGAACCATCCGCGAGGAGATCGACGCGATGGAGGTGTTGGGCATCAACCCGGTGCAGCGGTTGGTGACCCCGCGCATGTTGGCCTCGGGGCTGGTGGCCCTGCTCCTGAACAGCCTGGTGGTGATTGTCGGCATCCTCGGTGGCTACACATTCTCGGTGTTCGTCCAGGACGTCAATCCCGGGGCTTTCGCCGCGGGTATCACGTTGCTCACCGGGGTGCCCGAGGTGATCATTTCCTGTGTCAAGGCAATGCTTTTCGGCCTGATCGCGGGATTGGTAGCGTGCTATCGCGGCCTGATCATCAGCGGTGGTGGCGCCAAGGCAGTGGGCAACGCGGTCAACGAAACCGTGGTGTACGCGTTCATGTCGCTGTTCGTGGTCAACGTGGTGGTCACGGCGATCGGCATCAAGATGACGGCGAAGTGA
- a CDS encoding MlaE family ABC transporter permease yields MTLRAAYPRLFRQLERPVGTLGRIGDHTLFYGKALAGAPFAAVHYRREVIRLIAEISMGAGTLAMIGGTVVIVGFLTLAAGGTLAVQGYSSLGNIGIEALTGFLAAFINVRISAPVVAGIGLAATFGAGVTAQLGAMRISEEIDALEAMAIRPVSYLVSTRILAGLIAITPLYSIAVILSFVASQFTTVFLFGQSAGLYNHYFNTFLNPIDLLWSFLQAVLMALTILLIHTYFGYFASGGPSGVGVAVGNAVRTSLIVVVSVTLLVSLSIYGSNGNFNLSG; encoded by the coding sequence ATGACTTTGCGAGCCGCCTACCCGCGGCTGTTCCGCCAATTGGAACGGCCGGTTGGGACGTTGGGGCGCATCGGAGACCACACCCTGTTTTACGGCAAGGCGCTCGCCGGGGCGCCCTTCGCGGCTGTGCACTACCGGCGGGAGGTCATTCGTCTCATCGCCGAGATCAGCATGGGTGCCGGCACGTTGGCGATGATCGGCGGCACGGTGGTGATCGTCGGATTCTTGACGCTGGCCGCCGGCGGCACACTGGCGGTGCAGGGCTACAGCTCGTTGGGCAACATCGGGATCGAGGCGTTGACCGGGTTCTTGGCGGCGTTCATCAACGTCCGGATCTCTGCGCCGGTGGTTGCCGGTATCGGTTTGGCCGCCACGTTCGGCGCCGGCGTCACCGCGCAACTGGGCGCGATGCGGATCAGCGAGGAAATCGACGCACTGGAAGCCATGGCGATCCGCCCGGTTTCCTATTTGGTAAGCACCCGGATCTTGGCTGGGTTGATCGCGATCACCCCGTTGTATTCCATCGCGGTCATCTTGTCGTTTGTCGCAAGCCAATTCACCACGGTGTTCTTGTTCGGGCAGTCCGCTGGGCTCTACAATCACTACTTCAACACGTTCCTGAACCCGATCGACTTGCTGTGGTCATTCCTGCAGGCGGTGTTGATGGCATTGACGATCTTGTTGATCCATACGTACTTCGGCTATTTCGCCTCTGGCGGACCCTCGGGCGTCGGCGTGGCAGTGGGCAACGCGGTCCGCACGTCGCTGATCGTCGTTGTGTCGGTGACCCTGCTGGTCTCGCTGTCCATTTACGGCTCCAACGGCAACTTCAATCTATCGGGCTAG
- a CDS encoding MCE family protein, protein MTRNLGPGPIHRSETASAATPVAASPGRHFGAQSYARPLAGLATVAVVVAIFALAVGLFQGSFTETVPVTVISQRAGLVMNPDAKVKMRGVQVGKVDSIESLPNGQAALHLALDPGQLRLIPANVLVDITSSTVFGAKFVDLVAPAEPSAQRLHPGQTLEGKHVMVEVNTVFEQLTALLSKIEPEKLNETLGALASAFNGRGTKIGQTLSDLDAFLAKLDSSRPALTHDLAVAPEVLNAYADAAPNLIKTADSATRISRTIVDEQNNLDSLLVSSIGLADIGNQVLGDNRQRLTDVVHLLLPTTDVLNQYHEGLWCGIKGLSYWWKNPPFKDPGITLLIGFEFGAERYRYPGDLPRVAAKGGPQCTDLPEMPFEGKAPSIVADTGSNPFKYGNQFLLWNSDLIKEWLFGPLDGPPRNTAQIGQPG, encoded by the coding sequence GTGACGCGCAACCTCGGGCCCGGCCCGATTCACCGGTCTGAAACCGCGAGCGCCGCAACGCCCGTGGCTGCCTCGCCAGGGCGCCACTTCGGCGCGCAGTCATACGCGCGTCCGCTGGCGGGCCTCGCGACCGTTGCGGTTGTCGTCGCGATCTTCGCTCTGGCCGTGGGTTTGTTCCAGGGCAGTTTCACCGAAACCGTTCCGGTGACGGTGATCTCGCAACGCGCCGGTCTGGTCATGAATCCCGATGCGAAAGTCAAGATGCGCGGTGTGCAGGTGGGCAAGGTCGACTCGATCGAATCGCTGCCCAACGGCCAGGCCGCTCTTCACCTGGCGTTGGATCCTGGCCAATTGCGTCTCATTCCTGCCAATGTCCTTGTCGACATCACATCCTCAACGGTGTTTGGTGCCAAGTTCGTCGACCTGGTTGCACCTGCCGAGCCATCGGCCCAGCGGCTACACCCGGGGCAGACGCTGGAAGGCAAACACGTGATGGTCGAAGTCAACACGGTATTCGAGCAATTGACAGCGCTGCTGTCGAAGATCGAACCGGAAAAGCTCAACGAGACCCTGGGCGCGTTGGCTTCGGCGTTCAACGGGCGAGGCACGAAAATCGGCCAGACGCTGAGTGATTTGGACGCGTTTCTCGCCAAGCTGGATTCGAGTCGCCCCGCATTAACCCATGACCTTGCGGTCGCACCAGAGGTACTCAACGCCTATGCTGATGCGGCGCCAAACCTGATCAAGACCGCGGACAGCGCCACCCGGATCAGCCGAACCATCGTCGACGAGCAAAACAATCTGGATTCACTACTGGTCAGCTCGATTGGGTTGGCCGACATCGGCAATCAGGTGTTGGGCGACAACCGCCAGCGGCTGACCGACGTCGTGCACCTGCTGTTGCCGACGACAGATGTCCTCAACCAGTATCACGAAGGACTGTGGTGCGGGATCAAGGGTCTCTCGTACTGGTGGAAGAATCCGCCGTTCAAAGATCCGGGCATCACGCTGTTGATCGGCTTCGAATTCGGTGCGGAGCGTTACCGGTATCCGGGCGACCTGCCACGGGTGGCGGCCAAGGGCGGCCCGCAATGCACTGATCTTCCGGAGATGCCCTTCGAGGGGAAGGCTCCATCAATCGTCGCCGACACCGGCTCCAACCCGTTCAAGTACGGAAACCAATTCCTGTTGTGGAACTCGGACCTCATCAAAGAGTGGCTGTTCGGGCCGCTTGACGGACCGCCTCGCAATACCGCACAGATCGGCCAGCCCGGATGA
- a CDS encoding MCE family protein, whose translation MSASTRAMIIKFGIFAIIMGVLTTFLFFIFGQYRTGSTSGYSAVFNDVSRLKSGDSVRVAGIRVGTVNSVSLRPDKKVLVKFDADRTVVLTDGTKAAVRYLNLVGDRYLELLDGPGSTKRLPAGTQIPVDRTAPALDLDLLLGGLKPVIRGLNAQDVNALTSSLIQVFQGQGGTLESLLSRTSSFTNALADNKQVVQQVIDNLNVTLATIDKEGGKFSGTIDRLQRLVGELAADRDPIGTAIDSLDKGTASLADLLTNARPPLRDDINQLNRLAPLLDDHKDQIDAGLIKAPQNYRKLIRAGSYMSTINWYLCALSWRVTDMQNRTVVAPWIKQEGGRCAEPDA comes from the coding sequence ATGAGCGCCTCAACGCGAGCGATGATCATCAAGTTCGGCATCTTCGCGATCATCATGGGGGTGCTGACCACCTTCCTGTTCTTCATCTTCGGCCAGTACCGAACTGGTTCGACGTCCGGGTATTCGGCCGTCTTCAATGACGTGTCACGCCTGAAGTCCGGAGACTCAGTGCGCGTCGCCGGTATCCGAGTCGGCACAGTCAATAGCGTCTCGCTACGGCCGGACAAAAAAGTCCTGGTGAAATTCGACGCCGACCGCACAGTGGTGCTCACTGACGGCACCAAGGCGGCGGTTCGGTATCTCAACCTGGTGGGCGATCGGTATCTGGAGCTACTCGATGGTCCGGGCTCGACGAAGCGATTGCCGGCAGGGACGCAGATTCCGGTCGACCGCACCGCGCCGGCGCTCGACCTCGATCTGCTGCTGGGCGGACTGAAGCCGGTGATCCGCGGTTTGAACGCGCAAGACGTGAATGCGCTCACGTCATCGCTCATTCAGGTCTTTCAAGGCCAGGGTGGGACTTTGGAGTCGCTATTGTCCAGAACGTCTTCGTTCACGAACGCGTTGGCGGACAACAAACAAGTGGTCCAGCAAGTGATCGACAATCTCAACGTCACGCTGGCCACGATCGACAAGGAAGGCGGCAAGTTCTCCGGCACAATCGACCGTCTCCAACGGCTCGTCGGCGAACTTGCGGCAGACCGAGATCCGATCGGCACCGCGATTGACTCTCTGGACAAGGGGACAGCGTCCCTGGCGGACTTGCTGACCAACGCACGCCCGCCGTTACGCGACGACATAAATCAGTTGAACCGATTGGCGCCCTTGCTCGATGACCACAAGGACCAGATCGACGCCGGCTTGATCAAGGCGCCGCAAAACTACCGGAAACTGATCAGGGCCGGCTCATACATGAGCACCATCAACTGGTACCTCTGCGCGCTGAGCTGGCGGGTCACCGACATGCAGAACCGCACCGTGGTTGCGCCGTGGATCAAGCAAGAAGGCGGGAGGTGCGCAGAACCCGATGCTTAA